From a region of the uncultured Draconibacterium sp. genome:
- a CDS encoding glycosyltransferase, which yields MKRKKQIIVSVTNDLVADNRVHKVCTSLEEMGFGVLLVGRKLKNSQPINRSYLTHRMRLCFTKGAFFYTEYNFRLLLFLLFRKADVLLANDLDTLTANYLAAKIKRIPVVYDSHEYFTEVPELIDRPRVKQIWEWLEKKMLPNLKHCYTVCDSIAAVYHEKYNVPFQVVRNIPISKNTVQSNQKEDQPKIILYQGAVNIGRGLEQAIKAMYFIEGAQLVIAGDGDIKGQLEELVRTEKLQEKVRFPGQLSIEELAKLTPTADLGLSIEEDLGLNYRFALPNKLFDYIRAEVPVLISDLPEMKAIVEKYNIGSICNSHEPKDLANSINEALNNSIKRKTWKTNLVQASKELTWENEEKVLKAIFAEFL from the coding sequence TTGAAGCGCAAAAAACAAATAATTGTTTCTGTTACCAACGACCTGGTTGCCGATAACCGGGTGCATAAGGTTTGTACCTCGCTGGAAGAAATGGGATTCGGGGTTTTACTTGTTGGTAGAAAATTAAAAAACAGTCAGCCAATTAATCGCAGCTATCTGACTCACCGCATGCGTTTGTGTTTTACAAAAGGTGCCTTTTTTTATACTGAATACAATTTCCGCTTACTCCTGTTTTTACTTTTCCGAAAAGCCGATGTATTGCTGGCTAACGATTTGGATACGCTGACAGCCAATTATCTTGCCGCAAAAATCAAACGAATTCCGGTGGTTTACGATAGCCACGAATATTTTACCGAAGTCCCGGAGTTAATCGATCGTCCGCGTGTAAAACAGATTTGGGAGTGGCTGGAAAAGAAAATGCTGCCAAATTTAAAACATTGTTATACGGTTTGCGATTCTATTGCAGCTGTCTACCATGAAAAATATAACGTGCCGTTTCAGGTAGTCAGAAATATCCCTATTTCAAAAAATACGGTTCAGTCTAACCAAAAAGAAGATCAGCCAAAAATCATTCTTTACCAGGGTGCAGTAAATATTGGGCGTGGGCTGGAGCAAGCTATAAAAGCCATGTATTTTATTGAAGGCGCTCAGCTTGTAATTGCCGGCGATGGCGATATAAAAGGGCAACTGGAAGAATTGGTTCGCACCGAAAAACTGCAAGAAAAAGTACGTTTTCCCGGCCAGCTCTCCATTGAAGAACTGGCAAAGCTAACGCCAACTGCCGATCTGGGATTATCGATTGAAGAAGACCTGGGACTAAATTACCGTTTCGCACTTCCCAATAAATTGTTTGATTACATCCGGGCCGAAGTTCCGGTGCTGATAAGCGACCTGCCAGAAATGAAAGCAATTGTTGAAAAATACAATATTGGATCCATCTGCAATTCGCACGAACCAAAAGATCTGGCCAACTCGATTAATGAAGCCTTGAATAATTCGATTAAACGAAAAACCTGGAAAACGAACCTTGTTCAGGCATCAAAAGAACTTACATGGGAAAATGAAGAGAAAGTTTTGAAAGCTATTTTTGCCGAATTCCTCTGA
- a CDS encoding ATP-binding cassette domain-containing protein, whose product MDKKTVIKLLDASIYQYDNLVLSGVDVEVKEGEFIYVVGKVGTGKTSLIKTLNAELPLEFGSGSVLDFDLVGLKKRNIPHLRRRLGVVFQDFRLLTDRNVYANLAFVLKATGWKNKLEIENRVDEVLERVGMLHKKEKMPHQLSGGEQQRVVIARAILNYADIILADEPTGNLDPETSEDILDLFIQLNNEGKTILMATHDYAAIAKKTARTLVCANGKLHDSAKNTDEIEFENLLEKNV is encoded by the coding sequence ATGGACAAAAAAACAGTCATAAAGTTGCTGGATGCCAGCATTTACCAATACGATAATCTGGTGCTTTCGGGCGTTGATGTTGAGGTAAAGGAAGGTGAGTTTATTTATGTGGTTGGAAAAGTAGGAACCGGAAAAACCAGCCTGATAAAAACACTGAACGCCGAATTACCCCTGGAATTTGGATCAGGCAGTGTATTGGATTTTGACTTGGTTGGACTAAAAAAACGTAATATTCCACATTTGAGAAGACGGCTGGGTGTTGTTTTTCAGGATTTTCGATTGCTTACCGACCGGAATGTATATGCTAACCTGGCTTTTGTGTTAAAAGCTACCGGATGGAAAAACAAGCTGGAAATTGAAAATCGAGTTGATGAAGTACTTGAGCGTGTTGGAATGTTGCATAAAAAGGAAAAAATGCCGCATCAGTTAAGTGGTGGCGAGCAGCAACGTGTGGTTATTGCGCGTGCTATTTTAAATTATGCCGATATTATTTTGGCCGACGAGCCCACCGGGAACCTCGATCCCGAAACTTCAGAGGATATTTTGGACTTGTTTATCCAGTTAAACAACGAAGGGAAAACCATTTTAATGGCTACGCACGATTATGCTGCAATAGCCAAGAAAACTGCGCGAACGTTGGTTTGTGCCAATGGCAAATTACACGATTCGGCAAAAAATACCGATGAAATAGAGTTTGAAAATCTACTGGAGAAAAATGTGTAA
- a CDS encoding FAD-dependent oxidoreductase, producing MKQKEVLIVGQGLAGTLLAFELYFADVEVCIVNNPQKSTATRVAAGMVNPLVFKRMTKSWMVDDLLPVMKKRYHKLEELLGERFYFDMPMIKPLSEQETQLWQQRKADEKFAPFIEKISETSPVDRISESNAYGIVKESGYLKTGLFLDAAKRFFQENKLLIEADFPASQSSFENHTFQNIQFDKIVFCEGHYLKTHPLFDFIRLQPAKGEVLQIYAPDLSENFIINRRVFVLPIGDHRFKVGSTYEWKDLTDFPTEEGKNSILDRLKELIHVDFTIEEHWAGVRPTVIDRRPVLGRHPQHKHVYVFNGLGTKGVMLAPYFAKETKALIINNNYAINKQVDLARFL from the coding sequence ATGAAACAGAAAGAAGTCTTGATTGTTGGGCAGGGCCTGGCAGGTACATTACTGGCTTTTGAATTGTATTTTGCCGATGTGGAGGTGTGTATCGTTAACAACCCGCAAAAAAGTACGGCGACCCGGGTAGCAGCCGGAATGGTAAATCCGCTGGTGTTTAAGCGAATGACCAAAAGCTGGATGGTAGATGATTTGCTGCCGGTAATGAAAAAACGTTACCACAAGCTGGAAGAACTGCTGGGGGAACGTTTTTACTTCGACATGCCCATGATAAAACCGCTCTCGGAGCAGGAAACACAACTGTGGCAACAACGAAAAGCCGATGAAAAGTTTGCACCGTTTATTGAGAAGATCAGTGAAACGAGTCCGGTTGATCGTATTTCGGAATCAAATGCTTACGGAATTGTAAAAGAATCGGGCTATTTAAAAACCGGTCTTTTTCTGGATGCTGCAAAGCGTTTCTTTCAGGAAAATAAATTGTTGATTGAAGCTGATTTTCCGGCAAGCCAAAGCAGTTTTGAAAATCATACTTTTCAGAATATTCAGTTTGATAAAATCGTGTTTTGCGAGGGACACTACCTGAAAACACATCCGCTGTTTGATTTTATTCGCTTACAACCGGCAAAAGGGGAGGTGCTGCAGATTTATGCGCCCGACCTTTCAGAAAACTTCATCATTAACCGCCGTGTATTTGTGTTGCCAATTGGCGATCATCGTTTTAAAGTTGGCTCAACATACGAATGGAAAGATCTTACAGATTTTCCAACAGAAGAAGGCAAAAACTCAATTTTAGACCGATTAAAAGAGCTTATTCATGTTGATTTTACAATAGAAGAACATTGGGCAGGAGTGCGGCCAACGGTGATCGACCGGCGGCCGGTTTTGGGAAGACACCCGCAGCATAAGCACGTTTATGTATTTAACGGGCTGGGAACAAAAGGAGTAATGCTGGCGCCTTATTTTGCGAAAGAAACAAAAGCATTGATCATAAACAATAATTATGCAATAAATAAACAAGTTGATCTGGCCCGGTTTTTATAG
- the murB gene encoding UDP-N-acetylmuramate dehydrogenase, protein MIRFSENHSLKAHNTFGIDAKAKYYFEFTELEDLQVFLNSNKSWKEEKLIVLGEGSNILFMNDFDGLVIHPNVPGMNPVWEDRNHEWFEVGAGEVWDEFVEFAVNQGLGGAENLSLIPGKVGAAPVQNIGAYGQEVCRLVEKVKGFDLEKGCAVEFPATECGFAYRNSVFKSYLKNRFIITSVILRMDKFPEFNLGYGQLEEKVNEKGGANLHNIREAVIEIRSSKLPDVKELGNAGSFFKNPVVDKKLADQLLVSSPDIPVYPGEEGKVKLAAGWLIEQAGWKGKRIGDAGVHEQQALVLVNYGKATGNDIYALSEEICTSVSEKFGVTLEREVNCI, encoded by the coding sequence ATGATCCGCTTTTCTGAAAATCATTCGCTAAAGGCACACAATACATTTGGCATCGACGCCAAAGCAAAATATTATTTCGAATTTACCGAACTGGAAGACCTGCAGGTTTTTCTGAATTCCAACAAAAGCTGGAAAGAGGAGAAGTTGATCGTTTTGGGAGAGGGCAGCAATATTTTGTTTATGAATGATTTTGATGGTTTGGTAATTCATCCGAATGTGCCCGGAATGAACCCGGTTTGGGAAGATCGCAATCATGAATGGTTTGAAGTTGGAGCCGGCGAAGTTTGGGACGAATTTGTTGAGTTTGCCGTAAATCAGGGATTGGGTGGCGCTGAAAATCTATCCTTGATACCCGGGAAAGTGGGGGCTGCACCGGTACAAAATATTGGCGCTTACGGACAGGAAGTTTGCCGGTTGGTTGAAAAAGTTAAAGGTTTCGACCTGGAAAAAGGATGTGCTGTTGAGTTTCCGGCTACCGAATGTGGATTTGCCTACCGTAACAGTGTTTTTAAAAGCTATTTGAAAAACCGTTTTATTATCACTTCGGTAATTTTGCGAATGGATAAGTTTCCCGAATTTAATCTGGGTTATGGTCAGCTGGAAGAAAAAGTAAATGAAAAAGGAGGTGCAAATCTTCACAATATTCGTGAAGCAGTAATTGAAATTCGTTCTTCAAAACTACCCGATGTTAAAGAGTTGGGCAATGCCGGAAGTTTCTTTAAAAACCCGGTGGTCGATAAAAAGCTGGCAGATCAGCTGCTGGTTTCAAGTCCGGATATCCCTGTTTACCCGGGAGAAGAAGGAAAAGTAAAACTGGCCGCCGGCTGGCTCATCGAACAGGCCGGCTGGAAGGGCAAACGTATTGGTGATGCCGGTGTTCATGAACAACAGGCTTTGGTGCTGGTGAATTATGGCAAAGCTACCGGCAACGATATTTATGCACTTTCGGAAGAAATCTGTACATCTGTTTCTGAAAAATTTGGGGTTACGTTGGAACGTGAGGTAAACTGCATTTAA
- a CDS encoding EamA family transporter — MWALFGLASALFLGIYDIFKKQSVNSNAVMPVLFFSTVASSLLFTPFIVLSFKSPELLANTGLYVPQLTAAEHLQVLLKSAIVVSSWVLAFFALKHLPITIVAPIRATGPLWTLIGALIIFHERLNVYQWIGIAITLLFFYLFSTAGKLEGINFKRNKWVYFIVAGTLLGACSGLYDKFILQRIDRVAVQAWFSVYQVVILLPFVLLNEKIRKRKNIHFEWRWTIPLIGLFLVIADYLYFYALSNEDALISVISALRRGSVLVAFVIGGVLFKEQNLKKKGAYLAGILTGILLITLGTVL, encoded by the coding sequence ATGTGGGCACTATTTGGATTGGCTTCGGCCTTGTTTCTGGGCATTTACGACATTTTTAAAAAGCAATCGGTTAACAGCAATGCGGTAATGCCCGTTTTGTTTTTTTCTACCGTTGCCAGCTCGTTGCTGTTTACTCCATTTATTGTTTTATCGTTTAAATCGCCCGAGTTATTGGCTAACACCGGTTTATATGTACCACAACTTACCGCTGCCGAACATCTTCAGGTCTTACTAAAATCGGCCATTGTGGTATCGAGTTGGGTGCTTGCCTTTTTTGCGCTAAAACACCTGCCTATTACCATTGTAGCACCTATTCGTGCAACCGGTCCGCTTTGGACGCTTATTGGTGCCCTCATCATTTTTCACGAACGGCTGAATGTTTACCAGTGGATTGGAATTGCCATCACCCTGCTGTTCTTTTACCTCTTTTCAACAGCCGGCAAACTGGAAGGCATAAATTTTAAACGAAATAAATGGGTCTATTTTATTGTTGCCGGAACGCTACTTGGAGCCTGCAGCGGATTATACGATAAGTTTATTTTACAACGCATCGACCGTGTGGCGGTACAAGCCTGGTTTTCGGTGTACCAGGTGGTAATTCTGCTGCCTTTTGTTTTGCTGAACGAGAAAATCAGAAAACGTAAAAACATTCATTTCGAATGGCGCTGGACCATCCCGCTAATCGGGCTGTTTCTGGTCATTGCCGACTACCTGTATTTTTATGCACTCAGCAATGAAGATGCTTTAATCTCGGTTATTTCGGCATTGCGCCGCGGAAGTGTGTTGGTAGCGTTTGTAATTGGAGGTGTGCTGTTTAAAGAACAAAACCTAAAAAAGAAAGGCGCGTACCTGGCGGGTATCCTTACGGGTATTTTGCTGATTACTTTGGGAACGGTGTTGTGA
- a CDS encoding tetratricopeptide repeat protein produces the protein MRTIQILLSLIIIIGSFQQVGAQETAYFDDVRKDIDIAKELYNKGKYISTYRQFEKIQKRVEPKSELYSEAEYFKAVSALHSGYRSGDKLIRTFVETYPDSPYMNSAQFNLGKNQFEKRQYTLAVRTFAKVDRSDLSENERIELQYQNGFANLEQGNTDVAYREFMAIRNTNNLYSKPATYYCAHILYLREDYDAAIEGFRALNNDPTYSPVIPLYVSHIYYKQKKYNEVVNYTTTIIDDVQEEHQTELAKIIGDSYFHLGQYENAIPYLEKYFKTSGTKTREENYILGFCYYHTNKFTEAAELLQKAATGEDEMTQNAYYHLADCFIKLDEKEKAKTAYNAASEFDFNPNIKEDALFSYAKLTYELSYSPFNETIKAFDRYIAEYPNSPKNAEAYEILVEVYMVTKNYKDAIESIEKIQNKTPDILEAYQRVTFYRGLELFNNLMYNEAIENFDLSLANGNYSKEIKARALYWKSEALYRVGDYNNSIASYNQFARSSSSANDAEALSADYNMGYAYLKTGNKEAAQQHFRRYVEKMQGKRTPKIADAYNRIGDYYFLNTNYAQAIDNYEHAYNIKMLEADYALLQIAFCQGLQRKQQDKINNLNLLLREFPESDYYDDALYELGRANERLGNNFEAVRQYQEIVENHPNSNYYRNALLQLGLVNYNNGDFNKALRQYKEVAENYKGTPEANSALQGIKNCYVELNNVDAYFAYVRQLGGNVSISASEQDQLTYSAAERVYMAGNADADVQLQQYLNQYPNGAYATNAHFYLAEMKYKEGNFGEANSHYSFVANQADNIFTEQALARASELTYNSGDYDTALDLFNRLDEKSTGKWNSLRANTGQMRCQLINQNYQAVIVAAEKVNKSDVANEALKKETDYAIGKSNYELGNLSSAISPLRDVAKDTKLEQGAEAKYLLAEIYYRDNNKAKAEEEIVDFIDKGTPYTYWLGKAFLLLASIYEDGGDQFQAKHTLKSLAENYNNDNDGIKAEAQQRLDVILAKEAQQQQNAVDSSFQMEIKQN, from the coding sequence ATGAGAACAATACAAATTTTGTTATCTCTTATAATCATTATTGGTTCTTTTCAGCAAGTCGGGGCGCAGGAAACGGCTTATTTCGATGATGTGAGAAAGGATATCGACATCGCAAAAGAACTCTACAACAAAGGAAAATACATTTCTACCTACCGGCAATTCGAGAAAATTCAGAAACGTGTTGAGCCCAAATCGGAATTGTATTCTGAAGCTGAATATTTCAAAGCGGTTTCGGCACTTCACTCCGGTTACCGCTCGGGCGACAAATTGATCCGCACGTTTGTTGAAACTTATCCTGATAGTCCATATATGAACAGTGCGCAATTCAACCTGGGTAAAAATCAGTTTGAAAAAAGGCAATATACACTGGCTGTTCGCACCTTTGCAAAAGTAGACCGCAGCGACCTGTCGGAAAACGAACGCATTGAATTACAATATCAAAACGGATTTGCCAACCTGGAACAAGGAAACACCGATGTAGCCTACCGTGAGTTCATGGCCATCCGGAACACCAATAATTTATACAGCAAACCAGCCACATACTACTGTGCGCACATTTTATATTTAAGAGAGGATTATGATGCTGCAATTGAAGGCTTTAGGGCGCTAAACAACGACCCGACTTATTCGCCGGTAATTCCGCTGTATGTCAGCCATATTTACTACAAACAAAAGAAATACAACGAGGTAGTAAACTACACCACAACGATTATCGATGATGTTCAGGAAGAGCACCAAACCGAATTGGCGAAAATTATTGGCGATTCGTATTTTCATTTAGGTCAGTATGAAAATGCCATTCCTTACCTGGAGAAATATTTTAAAACATCGGGAACAAAAACACGTGAAGAAAATTACATCCTTGGATTTTGTTACTACCACACCAATAAATTTACCGAAGCTGCCGAATTACTGCAAAAAGCTGCTACCGGCGAAGATGAAATGACACAAAACGCTTATTATCATCTGGCCGATTGTTTTATCAAACTCGATGAAAAGGAAAAGGCAAAAACGGCCTACAATGCAGCATCTGAATTTGACTTTAACCCGAATATTAAAGAAGATGCGCTGTTTAGTTATGCCAAACTAACTTACGAGCTATCGTACTCTCCGTTTAACGAAACCATAAAAGCTTTCGACCGCTACATTGCTGAATATCCAAACTCGCCAAAAAATGCTGAAGCCTACGAAATCCTCGTCGAAGTGTACATGGTAACCAAAAACTACAAAGACGCTATTGAGTCGATTGAGAAAATACAAAACAAAACACCCGATATTTTGGAAGCCTACCAACGTGTAACATTTTACCGTGGGTTGGAGTTGTTTAATAACCTGATGTACAACGAGGCGATCGAGAATTTTGACCTGTCACTGGCCAACGGAAACTACAGCAAAGAAATAAAAGCACGAGCACTTTACTGGAAATCGGAAGCCCTGTACCGTGTGGGCGATTACAACAATTCAATCGCTTCGTACAACCAGTTCGCACGAAGTTCGTCATCGGCAAACGACGCTGAGGCTTTGAGTGCCGACTACAACATGGGATATGCTTATCTGAAAACCGGTAATAAGGAAGCAGCACAACAACATTTTAGAAGGTATGTGGAAAAAATGCAGGGCAAACGAACTCCAAAAATTGCCGATGCCTACAACCGCATTGGAGATTATTATTTCCTGAATACAAACTACGCGCAGGCCATCGACAATTACGAACATGCATACAACATAAAAATGCTGGAAGCCGATTATGCCCTGTTGCAAATTGCCTTTTGCCAGGGGCTTCAGCGTAAACAGCAAGACAAGATCAACAATCTGAACCTGTTGTTACGCGAATTTCCGGAGTCGGATTATTACGATGACGCTTTATATGAACTGGGGCGCGCGAACGAACGATTGGGCAACAATTTCGAAGCCGTTCGCCAGTATCAGGAGATTGTTGAGAATCATCCGAACAGCAACTATTACCGAAATGCGCTATTGCAACTCGGTTTGGTAAATTACAACAATGGCGACTTTAACAAAGCCTTACGCCAGTACAAAGAAGTGGCCGAAAACTACAAAGGTACACCCGAAGCCAATTCAGCTTTGCAAGGCATAAAAAACTGCTACGTGGAACTTAACAATGTAGATGCTTATTTTGCTTACGTTCGTCAATTGGGAGGCAATGTAAGTATTAGCGCGTCCGAACAGGACCAGTTAACCTATTCAGCTGCAGAACGTGTTTATATGGCAGGAAATGCCGATGCCGATGTTCAGCTGCAACAGTACCTCAACCAATATCCAAACGGAGCTTACGCAACCAATGCGCATTTTTATCTGGCAGAAATGAAATACAAAGAAGGCAATTTCGGGGAAGCCAATTCGCACTACTCGTTTGTGGCCAACCAAGCCGATAATATTTTTACAGAACAGGCGCTTGCACGTGCTTCGGAGCTTACTTACAACTCGGGCGACTACGATACCGCGCTTGACCTGTTTAACCGTCTTGATGAAAAATCAACCGGAAAATGGAATTCGCTTCGTGCCAATACCGGTCAAATGCGCTGCCAGCTTATCAATCAAAATTATCAGGCGGTAATTGTGGCTGCCGAAAAAGTAAATAAATCGGATGTAGCCAACGAAGCACTGAAAAAGGAAACCGATTATGCCATTGGAAAATCGAATTACGAATTGGGAAATTTAAGTTCAGCAATTAGTCCGTTACGCGATGTGGCAAAAGATACCAAACTGGAACAGGGTGCTGAAGCCAAATACCTGCTTGCTGAAATTTATTACCGCGACAACAATAAAGCAAAAGCCGAAGAAGAAATTGTTGACTTCATCGACAAAGGAACGCCATACACTTACTGGCTTGGTAAAGCCTTTTTGTTGCTGGCCAGTATTTACGAAGATGGTGGCGACCAGTTTCAGGCCAAACATACGTTAAAAAGCCTTGCTGAAAACTACAACAACGACAACGACGGAATAAAAGCCGAAGCACAGCAACGTCTTGATGTTATCCTAGCAAAAGAAGCACAGCAGCAGCAAAACGCGGTGGACAGCTCGTTCCAAATGGAAATTAAACAAAACTAA
- a CDS encoding DUF3078 domain-containing protein, with amino-acid sequence MKKLLILLFLFPAFAFAQDETKDTLWTTSGSTTLNFSQVSLNNWAAGGKSSMSGVFMVNYAANYKKDKLSWDNTFDFRYGFLKEEDMDWRKSDDKIDISSKLGIEAAGKWNYSALMNFKSQFAPGYNYPDTENAISKFMAPGYLSIGLGMDYKTDGFSLMMAPVSGKFTFVTDDDLSDEGAFGVEEGKTMRAELGAAVKAQLKKDIWENVTLDTKVDLFSNYLDQPKNIDVDWTFKIIMKVNDYLSANLITQLIYDNDVKIQGDDENLPPSPGLQFMESFGVGLTFKF; translated from the coding sequence ATGAAGAAATTACTGATTTTATTATTTTTATTCCCTGCATTTGCGTTTGCACAAGACGAAACAAAAGATACCCTTTGGACAACTAGCGGAAGCACAACGCTAAATTTCTCGCAGGTTTCATTAAACAACTGGGCTGCTGGTGGAAAAAGTTCCATGTCGGGAGTGTTTATGGTGAATTACGCTGCCAATTACAAAAAGGACAAGTTGAGCTGGGACAATACCTTCGATTTCCGATATGGCTTTTTAAAAGAAGAGGATATGGATTGGCGTAAATCCGACGATAAAATTGATATTAGCTCGAAACTGGGGATAGAAGCAGCGGGCAAATGGAATTATTCGGCACTTATGAACTTCAAATCGCAATTTGCTCCGGGGTACAATTATCCCGATACCGAGAATGCTATTTCTAAATTTATGGCACCGGGTTACCTGAGTATTGGTTTAGGTATGGATTATAAAACCGATGGATTTTCGTTGATGATGGCTCCTGTGTCGGGGAAATTTACTTTTGTTACCGACGATGATCTGTCGGATGAAGGTGCTTTTGGTGTTGAAGAAGGAAAAACAATGCGTGCCGAGCTTGGTGCAGCGGTTAAAGCACAATTAAAGAAAGACATTTGGGAAAACGTTACCCTGGATACCAAAGTAGACCTGTTTTCAAATTATCTGGATCAACCCAAAAACATTGATGTCGACTGGACATTCAAGATTATTATGAAAGTCAATGATTACCTGTCGGCTAACCTGATTACACAGCTGATTTACGACAACGATGTAAAAATTCAGGGCGACGATGAAAACCTTCCTCCATCACCTGGTTTACAATTTATGGAATCGTTTGGAGTAGGATTGACATTTAAATTTTAA
- a CDS encoding thioredoxin domain-containing protein → MPHTNALINATSPYLLQHAHNPVNWQVWSEELIAQARTENKLILVSIGYAACHWCHVMEHESFEDEKVAGVMNENFVCIKVDREERPDVDHYYMSAVQLLGQQGGWPLNVIALPDGRPIWGGTYFPKESWVENLKTIAAFYKGKQDKAEEFATQLQQGIHQVSLMPEVETEVAYSKELLQHGVDGWKTHFDYEEGGRAGAPKFPMPVNIDFLLYYGFMNSDKAVLEFVETTLLKMARGGIYDQVGGGFARYSVDEKWKVPHFEKMLYDNGQLISVYSKAYQHSKNEEFKTVVYETIAFVERELMDESGAFYSSLDADSEGEEGKFYVWRKDELLEVLGEEYDLFADYYNVNGKGFWEHNNYILLRDISNEEFAEKHGLSLHELQIKVGKWKYALMKTRKERVRPGLDDKTLTSWNALMLKGLADAYKAFGNIEFLNLAVKNAGFIEKKLLKENGQLYHSWKNDITSIDGFLEDYALLMDAFLALFEVTGDENWLALTDKMTEYVFAHFYDAEKQLFYFNRYNAAAVITNHFQKEDNVIPAANSVMANILHRLYLIHGKPEYLETAKKMLQYITPHFANYPMAYANWGTLLLKLTAPYFEVAVCGFNSRLQLKKLQKGFFPHVLWAFTEKESEVPLLKDRFSHTADLIYVCKNGTCELPVEEVEAAAKKIRIQ, encoded by the coding sequence ATGCCACATACAAATGCGCTCATAAATGCCACATCGCCATATCTATTGCAACATGCCCATAATCCTGTAAACTGGCAGGTTTGGAGTGAAGAGCTGATTGCTCAGGCAAGAACCGAAAACAAACTTATTTTGGTAAGCATTGGTTATGCTGCCTGCCACTGGTGTCATGTAATGGAGCACGAAAGTTTTGAGGATGAAAAAGTGGCTGGGGTGATGAACGAAAATTTCGTTTGTATTAAAGTCGACCGAGAGGAACGCCCCGATGTAGATCATTATTATATGAGTGCTGTTCAGTTGTTGGGGCAGCAGGGCGGCTGGCCTTTAAATGTAATTGCTTTGCCGGATGGACGGCCTATATGGGGCGGGACCTATTTCCCAAAAGAAAGCTGGGTGGAGAACCTGAAAACTATAGCTGCTTTCTACAAAGGAAAGCAGGATAAAGCGGAAGAATTTGCTACGCAATTGCAGCAGGGAATTCATCAGGTTTCATTAATGCCCGAGGTGGAGACGGAGGTAGCATATAGCAAAGAGTTGTTGCAACACGGCGTTGATGGCTGGAAAACACATTTTGATTATGAGGAAGGCGGAAGAGCCGGTGCTCCGAAATTTCCGATGCCGGTAAATATCGATTTTTTGCTCTACTACGGTTTTATGAATTCAGATAAAGCCGTACTCGAATTTGTTGAAACCACCTTGCTGAAAATGGCTCGCGGAGGTATCTACGATCAGGTGGGCGGCGGTTTCGCACGTTACTCGGTGGATGAAAAGTGGAAAGTACCACATTTCGAGAAAATGTTGTACGATAACGGGCAGCTCATCAGTGTCTATTCAAAAGCTTATCAGCATTCTAAAAATGAGGAGTTTAAAACGGTGGTTTACGAAACCATTGCTTTTGTTGAGCGGGAGCTGATGGACGAAAGCGGTGCTTTTTATTCGTCGCTGGATGCTGACAGCGAAGGCGAAGAGGGAAAGTTTTATGTGTGGCGAAAAGATGAACTACTGGAAGTTTTAGGTGAGGAATATGATTTGTTCGCTGACTATTATAATGTAAATGGCAAAGGATTTTGGGAGCACAATAATTACATTTTGTTGCGCGATATTTCCAATGAAGAATTTGCAGAAAAGCACGGGTTAAGTTTACACGAACTGCAGATAAAAGTTGGAAAATGGAAATATGCACTGATGAAAACACGGAAGGAGCGCGTGCGTCCCGGATTGGATGATAAAACGCTTACATCGTGGAATGCGCTAATGCTAAAAGGATTGGCAGATGCATACAAAGCTTTTGGCAACATAGAGTTTTTGAATCTCGCGGTTAAAAATGCCGGGTTTATCGAAAAAAAGCTGTTAAAGGAAAACGGACAACTTTATCACAGTTGGAAAAATGACATCACCTCTATCGATGGATTTCTGGAGGATTACGCACTGTTGATGGATGCTTTTCTGGCGCTGTTCGAAGTTACCGGCGATGAAAACTGGCTGGCCTTAACGGATAAAATGACGGAGTATGTTTTTGCCCATTTTTACGACGCAGAAAAGCAGCTATTCTATTTCAACCGATATAATGCCGCTGCAGTGATCACCAACCATTTTCAGAAAGAGGATAACGTTATTCCGGCTGCTAATTCGGTAATGGCAAACATCCTGCACCGTTTGTATTTAATCCATGGTAAACCCGAATACCTGGAAACGGCAAAGAAAATGTTACAATACATTACGCCACATTTTGCCAATTATCCGATGGCTTATGCCAATTGGGGAACACTGCTGTTAAAATTAACAGCACCTTATTTTGAGGTGGCCGTTTGTGGATTCAATTCCCGTTTGCAGCTTAAGAAATTACAAAAAGGTTTTTTCCCGCATGTACTTTGGGCATTTACCGAGAAGGAAAGCGAGGTGCCATTGTTGAAAGATCGTTTTAGTCATACTGCCGATTTGATTTATGTATGCAAAAACGGCACGTGTGAATTACCTGTTGAAGAAGTGGAAGCAGCTGCCAAAAAGATTCGGATACAATGA